One Henriciella litoralis genomic window carries:
- a CDS encoding NAD(P)H-quinone oxidoreductase, producing MPSQMKAIIAEDGKPLRLGDVDRPELGPHDVLVKVAAAGLNRADLVQRAGHYPPPPGASTIMGLECAGTIAEVGSKVTKWKEGDKVCALLAGGGYAEFCAVDEGSLLPIPDNLSMVEAAALPEAMMTVYANLFMRCAFAEGESLLMHGGTSGIGSMAIQMAKSAGASEIWTTAGSDEKCEAARGFGATRPINYKTEDFEDVVRDGGGADVIFDMVGGDYVQKNISAAKINGRICNIAYLNGPKVELNLMPIMLKRLILTGTTLRARPVAEKADIREAVERRFWPEVAAGKIVPVIDTVYPIAEAEAAQAAMSKGGHIGKILLEM from the coding sequence ATGCCCAGCCAAATGAAAGCCATTATTGCCGAAGATGGAAAGCCCCTGCGTCTGGGCGATGTCGACCGGCCAGAGCTCGGCCCGCATGACGTACTTGTCAAAGTCGCCGCCGCTGGCCTCAACCGGGCTGATCTGGTGCAGCGCGCTGGGCATTACCCGCCGCCGCCAGGTGCTTCGACAATCATGGGGCTTGAATGCGCCGGCACGATTGCCGAGGTCGGCAGCAAGGTCACCAAGTGGAAAGAAGGCGACAAGGTCTGCGCCCTCCTCGCAGGCGGCGGCTATGCCGAGTTCTGCGCCGTCGATGAAGGCTCGCTGCTACCCATCCCGGACAACCTCTCAATGGTCGAAGCTGCCGCCCTGCCCGAAGCCATGATGACCGTTTACGCCAATCTCTTCATGCGCTGCGCCTTTGCCGAGGGAGAGAGCCTGCTCATGCATGGCGGCACCTCCGGCATCGGCTCAATGGCCATCCAGATGGCAAAGTCTGCTGGCGCCAGCGAGATCTGGACGACAGCTGGCTCCGACGAAAAGTGTGAGGCGGCCCGCGGCTTCGGCGCAACCCGGCCGATCAACTACAAGACCGAAGACTTCGAGGATGTTGTGCGCGACGGCGGCGGCGCTGACGTCATTTTCGACATGGTTGGCGGCGACTATGTTCAGAAGAATATTTCAGCGGCAAAGATCAATGGCCGCATCTGCAACATTGCCTATCTGAACGGGCCAAAGGTTGAGCTCAATCTGATGCCGATCATGCTGAAACGTCTGATCCTGACAGGGACGACCCTCCGCGCTCGGCCCGTCGCCGAAAAAGCGGATATCCGTGAAGCTGTAGAGCGCCGGTTCTGGCCGGAAGTTGCGGCAGGAAAGATCGTGCCGGTTATTGATACGGTCTATCCAATCGCAGAGGCGGAAGCTGCGCAGGCAGCCATGTCCAAAGGCGGACATATCGGCAAGATTCTACTTGAGATGTAG
- a CDS encoding DUF1192 domain-containing protein, whose amino-acid sequence MFEDEPTKKTKVDLELLSVDELKARIETLKADIAACEAEIHKKQAHKSAAEDIFKT is encoded by the coding sequence ATGTTTGAAGACGAGCCGACCAAAAAGACGAAGGTGGATCTGGAGCTGCTTTCGGTCGATGAGCTAAAGGCGAGAATTGAAACGCTAAAGGCTGATATTGCGGCCTGCGAGGCCGAAATCCACAAGAAACAGGCGCATAAATCTGCTGCTGAAGACATCTTCAAAACGTGA
- a CDS encoding TadE/TadG family type IV pilus assembly protein, whose translation MNLWRDVRGNTAMIFALCLLPILALAGGAIDMTRQRTASVEAQSALDAALLYVAHESGELSDTQLKETAERLFLEEMKGRNLVIEKFQLNRDGDNLTANVDAHIPTTLLGLIGIGELNVARTSEVRYSERTFEIALSLDTTGSMEGDKLKRLQSASKLLVDKIDAGTSKTQNRKFAVVPFTTWVNVGPTKWKKNWIDKNGKSDVSATNLLPNVSRTALYDVLGEAWPGCVEARTYPYDVDDTRPSRSDAETLFTPSFYPDEPDDRRSYGNDYLYDGTGSGGVLGRIGNVVKYGLNPITGQLNNRRISKKSNYRFFSDVDTPIGPGFNCATRPITPLTENLALVRSEIDALKAEGSTNITEGVAWGWRVLSPSIPFGQGAPYSDKSVDKILILLTDGNNHISKRYDGRGSDYSAYGYLANGRLGLSTGASQQDIWQEMDKRTLEACTNAKRDGLIVYTIRLELADDRSDKLLKACATGPEYYLDVPDARQLDAAFSSIADDILQLYLAR comes from the coding sequence ATGAATTTATGGCGCGATGTTCGCGGAAATACAGCGATGATTTTCGCGCTTTGCCTGTTGCCTATATTGGCGTTGGCGGGGGGTGCGATCGATATGACCCGCCAGAGAACTGCGAGCGTCGAGGCGCAATCGGCGCTTGATGCCGCCCTGCTCTATGTGGCGCACGAATCCGGTGAGCTGTCCGACACACAATTGAAAGAGACCGCGGAACGCCTGTTTCTTGAGGAAATGAAGGGCCGGAACCTGGTCATCGAAAAATTCCAGCTTAATCGGGATGGCGACAACCTGACGGCTAATGTCGATGCTCACATACCGACAACGCTTCTGGGGCTCATCGGTATTGGTGAGCTGAATGTCGCGCGCACATCCGAGGTGCGTTATAGCGAGCGGACGTTTGAGATCGCGCTGTCGCTCGATACGACCGGGTCAATGGAAGGCGACAAGCTGAAACGCCTTCAGTCTGCTTCCAAATTGCTCGTCGACAAGATCGATGCCGGGACGTCGAAAACGCAAAACCGCAAGTTTGCCGTTGTGCCGTTCACGACATGGGTAAATGTCGGTCCAACCAAGTGGAAAAAGAACTGGATCGATAAGAACGGCAAGTCTGATGTCAGCGCGACGAATTTGCTGCCGAATGTCAGTCGCACCGCGCTTTACGATGTGCTCGGCGAGGCATGGCCCGGCTGTGTAGAGGCGCGAACCTATCCATATGATGTCGACGACACGCGCCCCTCCAGGTCCGACGCAGAAACCCTCTTCACGCCAAGCTTTTATCCCGACGAGCCGGACGACCGCAGAAGCTACGGCAACGACTATCTGTATGATGGCACCGGGTCCGGAGGCGTCTTGGGAAGGATCGGAAATGTCGTCAAATACGGCCTTAACCCGATCACCGGCCAGCTGAATAACCGCAGGATAAGCAAGAAAAGCAATTACCGGTTCTTTTCGGACGTCGATACGCCAATCGGCCCCGGCTTTAACTGTGCGACCCGGCCGATCACACCGTTGACTGAAAACCTCGCTCTTGTGCGCAGCGAGATCGATGCGCTGAAAGCCGAAGGCAGCACCAATATAACTGAAGGTGTGGCCTGGGGATGGCGTGTGCTCTCACCCTCAATACCTTTTGGGCAGGGGGCGCCTTATTCAGACAAGAGTGTCGACAAGATCCTCATCCTGCTGACGGACGGCAACAATCATATCTCCAAGCGTTATGATGGGCGCGGCAGTGACTATTCAGCCTATGGCTATCTCGCGAACGGACGCCTTGGACTGTCTACGGGCGCGTCACAACAGGACATCTGGCAGGAAATGGACAAGCGAACGCTGGAAGCTTGTACCAATGCCAAAAGGGACGGACTGATTGTCTATACGATCCGGCTTGAGCTGGCTGATGATCGCTCGGACAAGCTGCTGAAAGCCTGCGCGACGGGCCCGGAATACTATCTTGATGTCCCGGATGCCAGGCAGCTCGATGCCGCGTTCAGTTCAATCGCCGATGACATTCTGCAGCTTTATCTCGCTCGCTAG
- a CDS encoding arsenate reductase ArsC: MKPRNILILCTGNSARSIIGEVLTSAMPGFKGYSAGSRPREEPHPIALAILEANGHDTSGLSSKSWDVFEGPDAPVMDMVITLCDNAASETCPTWPGHPVQVQWPLQDPLHVEEMAQRRAAFEDTYSSLKKRLQRLAALNFDELSPAELKAAAQDIHTKR, translated from the coding sequence TTGAAGCCTAGAAACATACTCATCCTTTGCACCGGGAATTCCGCCCGCTCGATTATTGGCGAAGTTCTGACCTCGGCCATGCCGGGCTTCAAAGGCTATAGCGCAGGCTCACGCCCTCGCGAGGAACCCCACCCCATCGCCCTCGCTATCCTCGAAGCAAATGGGCACGACACGTCCGGCCTCTCCTCCAAAAGCTGGGATGTCTTCGAAGGCCCTGATGCGCCGGTAATGGATATGGTCATCACGCTTTGCGACAATGCCGCCAGCGAGACCTGTCCCACCTGGCCCGGCCACCCGGTACAGGTGCAATGGCCCTTACAGGACCCGCTGCATGTCGAAGAGATGGCCCAACGCCGCGCCGCGTTTGAGGATACCTATTCCAGCCTCAAAAAACGGCTCCAGCGTCTTGCCGCGCTGAACTTCGATGAGCTGTCGCCAGCAGAGCTGAAAGCGGCCGCGCAGGACATCCACACAAAGCGCTAA
- a CDS encoding winged helix-turn-helix transcriptional regulator → MIPLSKKSPVPPASCNLAKAIDLIGDRWTLLILRSALYGVRRFDDFQEELGIPRTILSGRLKDLFKAGLLAKQSYKLEGRRARSEYVLTDKGEALRPILIALTQWGDTWLDSDGQPPISFTDMKSREAVRAAFVTPEGREVSVDNLRVVIRR, encoded by the coding sequence ATGATACCGCTCTCGAAAAAATCGCCTGTCCCTCCGGCCAGTTGCAATCTCGCCAAGGCAATTGACCTCATCGGGGACCGCTGGACCTTACTTATTCTGAGGTCCGCCCTCTACGGCGTCCGCCGCTTCGATGACTTTCAGGAAGAGCTTGGCATTCCGCGGACCATCCTGTCGGGCAGATTGAAAGATCTGTTCAAGGCCGGCCTTCTGGCTAAACAGTCCTATAAGCTCGAAGGGCGCCGGGCCAGGTCCGAATATGTTCTCACAGACAAGGGGGAGGCCTTGCGGCCTATCCTCATCGCGCTGACGCAGTGGGGTGACACCTGGCTGGACAGCGATGGTCAGCCCCCGATCAGCTTCACTGACATGAAAAGCCGCGAAGCCGTGCGCGCCGCCTTTGTGACCCCTGAAGGCCGCGAGGTGTCAGTCGATAATCTGCGCGTTGTTATCCGCCGCTAG
- a CDS encoding GNAT family N-acetyltransferase codes for MGIGPTLETERLILRPPRREDFAPWCAMHADADVMRFLGGAQGPELTWRSLCGMTGAWTIEGFSMFSVIEKSTGTWIGRLGPWRPHGWPGTEVGWGLGRSAWGKGYASEGAAAAMDYAVRTLGWTEIIHTILPENIASIRVAERLGSRMLRKVDTVPPFEGQVWDVYGQTAEAWLARAKQG; via the coding sequence ATGGGGATCGGACCGACCCTCGAGACGGAAAGGCTGATCCTTCGTCCGCCAAGGCGCGAGGACTTCGCGCCCTGGTGCGCCATGCATGCTGACGCGGACGTCATGCGATTTCTCGGCGGGGCTCAGGGGCCGGAGCTTACCTGGCGGAGCCTTTGCGGCATGACGGGGGCCTGGACGATCGAAGGGTTTTCCATGTTCTCGGTCATCGAAAAATCGACAGGGACATGGATCGGCCGGCTCGGGCCATGGCGCCCGCATGGCTGGCCGGGCACCGAGGTAGGCTGGGGTCTTGGCCGCTCTGCCTGGGGCAAGGGCTATGCAAGCGAAGGGGCTGCAGCGGCGATGGACTATGCCGTTCGCACGCTCGGCTGGACCGAGATCATCCACACCATCCTGCCTGAGAATATCGCGTCTATCCGTGTTGCCGAGCGGCTGGGGAGCCGGATGTTGCGAAAGGTAGACACAGTGCCACCCTTCGAGGGGCAGGTCTGGGATGTGTACGGACAGACCGCCGAGGCGTGGCTTGCGCGGGCCAAGCAAGGCTAG
- a CDS encoding DUF1465 family protein, whose amino-acid sequence MPALQDPASEDPNQPDFTASRVFDKVFADGMGLVEKTASYLDGPGRDMSKSLPREAGLTYAAWSMQLSTQLMLAAGWLVMQRAVREGDMSREDALKKKYRMTRDGAPLDPSKQRGRGLPDNFLDLVEESENLYSRICRLDAALYQDGRSSDQASPVMRQIEELKAAAEEGAFDPLRVWGGSR is encoded by the coding sequence ATGCCAGCTTTGCAAGATCCAGCGTCGGAAGACCCAAACCAGCCGGACTTCACGGCAAGCCGCGTCTTCGACAAGGTCTTTGCAGACGGGATGGGCCTCGTTGAAAAGACGGCCTCCTATCTTGATGGGCCGGGCCGCGACATGTCGAAATCCCTGCCGCGGGAAGCAGGTCTCACCTATGCCGCATGGAGCATGCAGCTTTCGACGCAGCTTATGCTGGCCGCCGGTTGGCTGGTGATGCAGCGGGCCGTACGCGAGGGCGACATGTCTCGCGAGGATGCGCTGAAGAAGAAGTATCGCATGACGCGCGATGGCGCGCCGCTCGATCCATCAAAGCAACGCGGGCGCGGTTTGCCAGATAATTTTCTCGATCTCGTTGAAGAGTCAGAGAACCTCTACAGCCGGATTTGTCGCCTGGATGCGGCGCTCTATCAGGATGGTCGATCATCTGATCAGGCCAGCCCCGTGATGCGCCAGATTGAGGAATTGAAGGCCGCTGCCGAAGAGGGCGCCTTCGACCCGCTCAGGGTCTGGGGCGGCTCACGCTGA